The following proteins are encoded in a genomic region of Canis lupus familiaris isolate Mischka breed German Shepherd chromosome 6, alternate assembly UU_Cfam_GSD_1.0, whole genome shotgun sequence:
- the GNG5 gene encoding guanine nucleotide-binding protein G(I)/G(S)/G(O) subunit gamma-5, translating to MSGSSSVAAMKKVVQQLRLEAGLNRVKVSQAAADLKQFCLQNAQHDPLLTGVSSSTNPFRPQKVCSFL from the exons ATGTCTGGTTCCTCCAGCGTCGCCGCGATGAAGAAAGTGGTTCAGCAGCTCCGGCTGGAAGCGGGGCTCAACCGCGTGAAA GTCTCCCAGGCAGCTGCAGATTTGAAACAATTCTGTCTGCAGAATGCCCAACACGACCCCCTGCTAACTGGTGTATCTTCAAGTACGAATCCCTTCAGACCCCAGAAAGTCTGTTCCTTTTTGTAG